A genomic stretch from Peromyscus eremicus chromosome 6, PerEre_H2_v1, whole genome shotgun sequence includes:
- the C6H1orf162 gene encoding transmembrane protein C1orf162 homolog, producing the protein MGSSSSTPKPKTSTVTTAAPETSSAPASCFFDPTKEHLILAFFAGVLLTLLLVALIFVVIKSCRKSYSRAQAQDPVSEPPIKLSSVSKESLTYASMTFKPSEENSNDVTGNHSAGLDPTVYAQIKVAGPHLPLQ; encoded by the exons ATGGGATCTTCTTCCTCTACACCTAAACCTAAAACCA GCACAGTTACCACGGCAGCCCCAGAGACCAGCTCTGCACCTGCATCCTGTTTCTTCGACCCCAC AAAGGAGCATTTAATCTTGGCCTTTTTTGCTGGGGTTCTGCTGACACTGCTTCTCGTGGCCCTTATCTTCGTCGTCATCAAGAGCTGCAGAAAAA GTTACTCCAGGGCCCAGGCCCAGGACCCCGTCTCAGAGCCTCCCATTAAG CTGTCATCTGTATCAAAGGAGTCGCTCACCTATGCCAGCATGACTTTCAAGCCCTCAGAAGAAAACAGCAATGACGTGACTGGAAACCATTCTGCAGGCTTGGACCCCACTGTCTATGCTCAGATTAAAGTGGCAGGCCCACACCTGCCTCTGCAATGA